The window CGACGACGAGACGCACGCCCTGTTCACCGGTCTCCTGGACGAGGCCGGGGCCATGCTGTGGGGCCGCGTCACCTACGAGATGATGGAGAGCCACTGGCCTGCCGTGGCACGCGGCGACGTGCAGGCGCCGCCGGCCATACGTGACTGGGCGGTCACGTTGGAGGCCAAACCCAAGTACGTGGTGTCCTCGACACGCTCCGAATTCCCGTGGACCAACAGCCATCACATCGGCGGCGACCTGCGTAAAGGCGTGCAGGAACTGAAGGACGCCCACCCGGCCGGGGTCCTGCTCGGCAGCGGCCGGCTCGCGACCGAACTGGACCGGCTGGACCTCATCGACGAGTACCGGCTGCTGGTGCATCCTCGGATCGCCGGTCACGGGCCGACGCTGTACCAGGGCGGGCTGCCCGGCACGCGCCGGCTCGATCTGGTCTCGGCGCAGCCGCTGAGCAACGGCGCGGTGGCCGTGCACTACCGTCCCGCGCACTGAGTCGCGGGAGGCGTCGTCAGTCCCGGTGCCGCATCGGCCGTACGTCGGCGGGTGTCCCCGGCAGGCCGCCCGGTGTGGAGCGGTAGTCCGGCACACCCACACACGTGAAGATCATCGCGTCCAGCGGTGCGCCGAGCAGGGCCGGGATCTCGCTGTCGAGGAAGGTCATGCCGGTCGCGCTCGCGCCCATCGCGTACGCCAGCAGGTGCAACCGTCCCTCGACGATCCCGGCGGCCAGTTGTGCGGCCCGGTATTCGCGGTCGTCCAGGCTCGCCACGTCGGCCGCGGTGATCACCACGAAGGCCGCGTCCCGGGTCAGCCCCTGCTCCAGGCTCACCCGGTACAGCTCTTCGCGCTGGTCGCCCGCGTGAATCGGGGCGTCGAGGTCAGGCCATCGGTAGACGCCCGGCGGCACGTCGTCGACGGCGTGCACCGCCACGTACTGCGGCAGGTCGATGCCGCGTACGGCCACCCGCAGGCCGGTGGTGAGCACGTCCTTGGACACCGCGCGGGTCGGGTCCATCCGCCGTTGCGAGCCTCGGGTGAGCACCACCGTCTCGACCGACTCGGCCCCGGTCGTCGGCACGTCGGCCGGGTCACCCGGGGGCCACGCATCGCCCAGCACGGTCCGGTCACCGGCCCGCTGCGCCGCTGTCACCAGCGGAAACTCCAGCGGATCGGTGTCCACGGCCCCGACGGCCGCCGCGCCGGTCGGCGTCAGCGCGGGCGGCTGCGCACCGAGACCGACAACAGCGACAGGCCATTCGTGTACGCCGTCCGCGCCGACCAACTCGCCGACCACCCGATCGGGGAACGTGGTGTGCAGCCGCGCCGGGATTCCCGCGGAGTCGGCCAGCGCCAGGGTCTGGGCCAGCATGGTGCCCGCGTCCCAGTAGACGTGCCGGTAGCCGCGCTCGCGGTAGCGCCAGCCGGTGCGCCATGGGACACCGGTGACCACGATCGCCGCTCCCCCGCGGTCCGGTGCGGGTGCGACCCGCACGAGGGCGTGACCGGCCGGGTCGTACCAGTGCACGCCGGGGGGAAGCCCCTGGTGGTCCGCCGGGATGATGACGTAGAGCTCGAGCGGGAAACGTCCACCGGCCGACCCGGCCGCGCGGAACAGGTGGGTGATCCCGTTACTGCGTTTGGAGGTACGCACGACGCCCGCCGACAGGTGCAGCAGCCGGGCCAGGTGCGGCAGGTCCAGATCGCGGGCGGCGACTCGCGCGGTCCCGGCGAGCACGTCGACAGTCGACGCCTCGGTCGACGGCAGGTCACGGGGCAGTTCGACGCGCGGCAGGTCTGCGGTGTACCGCTTGTAGAACGGTGGGAAGCGGTCGAAGTCGTTGGGCGTGAAGTCGAGGACCAGGCGCGGGTCGGAGATGACGTCGTCCCACTCCCGTCCCGGCTCGTAGCAGGTCAGCCTGTGCAGGATCTGGGTCTCGGTCTCCATTGAACCGACGGTAGAAGAGTCGGGGAGGTCGGCGGATCCCTTCAGGGGACTTGAGTACGAATCATCACCATTCCGGGAACCGGAGTCCGATGGCCCTGATAGGACATCCGTATGG of the Actinoplanes sichuanensis genome contains:
- a CDS encoding dihydrofolate reductase family protein, whose amino-acid sequence is MGLLTFSINVTLDGCVDHREGIADDETHALFTGLLDEAGAMLWGRVTYEMMESHWPAVARGDVQAPPAIRDWAVTLEAKPKYVVSSTRSEFPWTNSHHIGGDLRKGVQELKDAHPAGVLLGSGRLATELDRLDLIDEYRLLVHPRIAGHGPTLYQGGLPGTRRLDLVSAQPLSNGAVAVHYRPAH
- a CDS encoding nitroreductase family protein, whose protein sequence is METETQILHRLTCYEPGREWDDVISDPRLVLDFTPNDFDRFPPFYKRYTADLPRVELPRDLPSTEASTVDVLAGTARVAARDLDLPHLARLLHLSAGVVRTSKRSNGITHLFRAAGSAGGRFPLELYVIIPADHQGLPPGVHWYDPAGHALVRVAPAPDRGGAAIVVTGVPWRTGWRYRERGYRHVYWDAGTMLAQTLALADSAGIPARLHTTFPDRVVGELVGADGVHEWPVAVVGLGAQPPALTPTGAAAVGAVDTDPLEFPLVTAAQRAGDRTVLGDAWPPGDPADVPTTGAESVETVVLTRGSQRRMDPTRAVSKDVLTTGLRVAVRGIDLPQYVAVHAVDDVPPGVYRWPDLDAPIHAGDQREELYRVSLEQGLTRDAAFVVITAADVASLDDREYRAAQLAAGIVEGRLHLLAYAMGASATGMTFLDSEIPALLGAPLDAMIFTCVGVPDYRSTPGGLPGTPADVRPMRHRD